In Allomuricauda ruestringensis DSM 13258, the following proteins share a genomic window:
- a CDS encoding N-acyl-D-amino-acid deacylase family protein, which yields MKPISFLISLFALIILASCSQPKNFDVLIKNGQIVDGSGSPSYIGDLGINADTIAAVGNLEKATGTMEIDATGLAVSPGFINMLSWATESLIEDGRSMADIKQGVTLEVFGEGWSMGPLNESMKKEERESQGDIKYDIEWNSLNEYLEYLTTKGVSPNVASFVGATTLRINTVGYENRAPTPQELDSMKLMVKQAMEEGALGVGSSLIYAPAFYSSTEELIELCKVAAEYDGMYISHMRSEGSRLLESLDELIQIANKAGIRAEIYHLKQSGKENWHKFDDVVAKVDSANAAGLHITADMYNYVAGATGLDASMPPWVQEGGYDKWAERLQDPAIREKVKKEMITPTDEWESLMQAAGDPSKILLVGFKADSLKYLTGKTLKEVAEMRGTSPEETAMDLVVQDGSRVGTIYFLMSEDNVKKQIALPWMSFGSDAGSPATEGVFLKSSTHPRAYGNVARLLGKYVRDEKVISLEEAVHKLSQLPATNLKIQKRGSLTEGNYADVVLFDPATIIDKATFEDPHQYSEGVKHVFVNGTQVLKDGEHTGETPGRVVRGPGYKKE from the coding sequence ATGAAACCAATCTCTTTTCTCATCTCCCTATTCGCCCTGATTATTCTAGCCAGTTGTTCACAACCCAAAAACTTTGATGTCCTTATTAAAAACGGACAAATCGTGGATGGCTCTGGGAGTCCTTCGTACATAGGTGATTTGGGAATCAATGCCGATACCATTGCAGCTGTCGGGAATCTTGAAAAAGCTACAGGAACTATGGAGATAGATGCCACAGGATTGGCAGTTTCCCCTGGATTTATAAACATGCTCAGCTGGGCCACGGAATCCTTGATCGAGGATGGTAGATCTATGGCCGACATAAAACAAGGCGTGACTTTGGAGGTGTTTGGCGAAGGTTGGTCCATGGGACCTCTTAACGAATCCATGAAAAAAGAGGAACGGGAAAGCCAAGGGGACATAAAGTATGATATTGAGTGGAACAGCTTGAACGAGTATTTGGAATATCTCACGACCAAGGGGGTTTCACCGAATGTGGCCTCTTTTGTGGGAGCGACCACCTTGCGGATAAACACCGTAGGCTATGAGAACCGTGCCCCTACTCCACAGGAATTGGATTCCATGAAATTGATGGTAAAGCAAGCCATGGAAGAAGGTGCTCTGGGTGTAGGCTCCTCTTTGATCTATGCCCCTGCATTTTATTCCAGCACCGAGGAATTGATTGAACTCTGCAAAGTGGCCGCCGAGTATGATGGCATGTACATCAGCCACATGCGTAGCGAAGGTTCTCGTTTATTGGAGAGTTTGGATGAGTTGATTCAGATTGCAAATAAAGCTGGCATTAGAGCAGAAATTTATCACCTAAAACAAAGTGGTAAAGAAAATTGGCACAAGTTTGATGATGTAGTGGCCAAAGTGGACTCTGCCAACGCTGCTGGACTCCATATTACGGCCGATATGTACAATTATGTGGCTGGGGCCACTGGTTTGGATGCTTCCATGCCACCATGGGTGCAAGAAGGTGGATACGATAAATGGGCAGAACGTTTGCAGGACCCCGCCATTCGTGAAAAAGTGAAAAAAGAAATGATTACACCTACGGATGAATGGGAAAGTTTGATGCAAGCCGCAGGCGACCCCAGTAAAATCCTGTTAGTAGGTTTTAAGGCAGACTCTTTAAAATATCTTACGGGAAAAACATTAAAAGAGGTGGCGGAAATGCGTGGCACTTCGCCCGAGGAAACTGCCATGGACTTGGTAGTGCAAGATGGAAGCCGTGTAGGAACCATTTATTTTTTAATGTCCGAAGACAATGTGAAAAAACAAATAGCACTGCCTTGGATGAGTTTTGGTTCCGATGCAGGCTCTCCTGCCACAGAAGGTGTCTTCTTAAAATCGAGCACTCACCCCAGAGCTTACGGAAACGTGGCTCGTTTGTTGGGCAAATATGTGCGGGATGAAAAGGTGATTTCCTTGGAAGAAGCTGTGCATAAATTATCACAATTGCCCGCAACCAATCTTAAAATACAAAAACGGGGTAGCCTTACCGAAGGTAATTATGCCGATGTGGTTTTGTTTGACCCTGCCACCATTATTGATAAGGCCACTTTTGAAGACCCCCACCAATATTCCGAAGGGGTAAAACATGTTTTTGTGAACGGCACCCAAGTACTAAAGGATGGCGAACATACCGGAGAAACACCAGGGCGTGTTGTTCGTGGGCCTGGATATAAAAAAGAGTGA
- a CDS encoding serine hydrolase domain-containing protein, which yields MKTFKILFILLFLFSTSCTNQKKKTASTELKTEIDNYLSKTMRLHNIPGLALAVVEGDSIIYENYFGKASLENNVQVDKNTLFRIFSATKLITSTGVFQLIQDGKLNLDDAISKYLDGLPLQWQEIKIKNLLSHSSGLPDIIKYESTLSDKELMEKLAKDKMDFVTGNQFRYNQTNYWLLAQIIEVITGLPFDEYVLDNQFKNSKIGVLFSSNSQESIPNRATRYFYSGETKAFEKDNNNNGIRGHSGNGLNITLERFIEWNKRLDENLLLDKQTKSKMWTPFNFANQKDNFLYGWGNYPVNGFKSYGFSGGNLAAFRKFVDNKTTIILLSNGYEIPAYDIIVNDIARIVIPKIKGSTLEEDVMNLTLKGEFDKAAQSFKKLKEESPYSNFDNLKWNINSIGNSYLFSENDNKKALEVFKFNAEANPKWWVALAGLAEIYEKRKDTLNALANYQKAISLNKNNEWNYNEQMKNKIHELKNN from the coding sequence ATGAAGACATTCAAAATCTTATTTATCCTATTATTTCTTTTCTCTACTTCTTGTACCAACCAAAAGAAAAAAACTGCTTCAACTGAATTAAAAACCGAAATCGACAATTACCTTTCCAAAACAATGCGACTGCACAACATTCCCGGATTGGCTTTAGCTGTTGTTGAGGGCGATAGCATCATTTATGAAAATTACTTTGGGAAAGCCTCTTTGGAGAACAATGTTCAAGTTGATAAAAATACATTGTTCAGAATTTTTTCGGCAACAAAACTTATCACTTCTACGGGAGTATTTCAGCTTATCCAAGACGGAAAACTAAATTTAGATGATGCAATTTCAAAGTATCTGGATGGTTTGCCACTGCAATGGCAAGAAATTAAGATTAAAAACCTTTTAAGTCATTCTTCCGGTTTACCGGATATCATAAAATACGAAAGCACTTTATCTGATAAGGAGTTAATGGAAAAGCTTGCAAAAGATAAAATGGACTTTGTAACGGGGAATCAATTCAGGTATAACCAAACGAATTATTGGTTGCTTGCTCAAATTATTGAGGTAATAACAGGATTGCCGTTTGATGAATATGTGCTTGACAATCAATTTAAGAACTCGAAAATTGGGGTTTTATTTTCTTCTAACTCGCAAGAAAGCATCCCAAATCGTGCTACTAGATATTTTTATAGTGGCGAAACAAAAGCATTTGAAAAAGACAATAATAACAATGGTATAAGAGGACATTCCGGCAATGGACTAAATATCACACTTGAAAGATTCATTGAATGGAACAAAAGATTGGATGAAAATTTACTTCTGGACAAACAAACCAAATCTAAAATGTGGACACCATTCAATTTTGCAAATCAAAAGGACAATTTTTTATATGGTTGGGGCAATTACCCAGTGAACGGATTTAAATCTTATGGATTTTCAGGTGGAAATTTAGCTGCTTTCAGAAAATTTGTGGACAATAAAACAACAATTATTTTATTATCGAATGGATATGAAATTCCTGCCTATGACATCATTGTCAATGATATTGCAAGAATTGTAATTCCAAAAATAAAAGGTTCGACCCTAGAAGAAGATGTTATGAACCTTACCTTAAAAGGTGAATTTGATAAGGCTGCACAATCATTCAAAAAACTTAAGGAAGAAAGCCCGTATTCCAATTTTGATAATTTAAAATGGAATATTAACAGCATAGGGAATTCGTACTTATTCAGTGAGAATGATAATAAAAAAGCACTTGAAGTATTCAAATTTAATGCGGAGGCCAACCCAAAATGGTGGGTGGCTTTGGCTGGTTTAGCGGAAATCTATGAAAAGCGAAAAGATACTTTAAACGCACTTGCAAACTATCAAAAAGCAATTTCGTTAAATAAAAACAATGAATGGAATTATAATGAACAGATGAAGAATAAAATTCACGAACTGAAAAATAACTAA
- a CDS encoding MoaD/ThiS family protein: protein MTILLFGATKDIIGTPTLSVPTASLSGRKIPNTVGELKKFLENTYPELKSISKVTVAVNQNYASDNEKINSYDEIALIPPP, encoded by the coding sequence ATGACTATACTTTTGTTCGGCGCCACTAAAGATATTATTGGAACGCCCACACTATCTGTTCCAACGGCAAGTTTAAGTGGCAGAAAAATTCCAAATACCGTAGGGGAACTCAAAAAATTTCTTGAAAACACATATCCAGAACTTAAATCCATCTCCAAAGTGACCGTTGCAGTGAACCAGAATTATGCTTCGGATAATGAGAAAATAAATTCTTATGATGAAATAGCCCTGATTCCGCCGCCCTGA
- a CDS encoding vWA domain-containing protein, whose amino-acid sequence MKNIPQFIFLIAFSLIIFSCGNADDDVSFDINDKELGLGEEPDDCLGFGENELLLSIQDEFTTLPGKISVLFRVSDLMGNPISGLSAEQFSIYEQGRNDDCFEPISPSESFARISPNSQVFNNNTLLVLDLSNSVLESSLDELKAATTSFINNVMPTPATESFKMAIYWFDGEDELHLLNPLTSSATELTASVDGITADISNDPSTDLYGAVIKSTDIAENLLSENSEVINAASVVLFTDGTDQASRYKESDALRAVEEADNNISYFTIGLGAEIDTEVLEQIGKTASVFASNSEELENTFNNISQRVEEQAGSYYLFEYCTPKRDGSGESNLVIQLTHNSLKGAVQTKFSANGFTGGCE is encoded by the coding sequence ATGAAAAACATACCTCAATTTATATTCCTAATAGCGTTTAGCCTTATTATATTCTCCTGCGGAAATGCAGATGATGATGTCAGTTTTGATATTAACGACAAGGAACTGGGACTTGGTGAAGAACCGGATGATTGCCTCGGTTTTGGGGAAAACGAGCTTTTGTTGTCCATACAAGATGAATTCACCACTTTGCCCGGAAAAATTTCCGTGCTATTTAGAGTTTCAGATTTGATGGGGAATCCTATCTCAGGGTTATCTGCCGAACAGTTCTCCATATACGAACAAGGACGAAATGATGATTGTTTTGAACCCATATCCCCTTCGGAATCCTTTGCGCGAATTTCGCCAAACTCACAAGTATTTAACAACAACACTCTTTTAGTACTGGATTTGAGCAATAGCGTATTGGAAAGTAGTTTGGACGAATTAAAGGCGGCCACCACCAGCTTCATCAACAATGTAATGCCAACCCCGGCTACGGAGTCCTTTAAAATGGCCATTTATTGGTTTGATGGAGAAGACGAACTTCATTTATTAAACCCCTTAACATCATCCGCTACCGAATTGACAGCTTCCGTAGATGGCATCACGGCAGATATCAGCAACGACCCATCTACTGATTTGTACGGGGCCGTGATTAAATCAACAGACATTGCAGAAAACCTTTTAAGTGAAAACTCAGAAGTAATCAACGCAGCATCCGTGGTATTGTTCACCGATGGAACCGATCAAGCTTCGAGATACAAAGAATCCGATGCTTTACGTGCAGTTGAGGAAGCCGATAACAATATTTCCTACTTCACCATTGGACTAGGAGCCGAAATAGATACCGAAGTTTTGGAGCAAATCGGGAAAACAGCCAGTGTTTTTGCCAGTAATTCAGAAGAATTGGAGAATACCTTCAACAATATTTCACAACGCGTAGAGGAACAAGCGGGAAGCTACTACCTTTTTGAATACTGCACCCCAAAACGTGATGGAAGTGGCGAAAGTAACTTGGTAATCCAGTTGACGCACAACAGCCTAAAAGGAGCTGTCCAGACCAAGTTTAGCGCCAATGGTTTTACCGGTGGTTGCGAATAG
- a CDS encoding 3-keto-disaccharide hydrolase — translation MITQRKTIYTFICTLLFGFTSSIYAQHISPLEGRWDLEMDFMGKTSPSWLEIKHSGTATLLGRFVFAFGSARPIAEIETYGDNKFTFSIPNQWEPKGSDMIFHGELDGEELKGTLIYTDGSIIDWTGVKAPELEYTENPKWGKTIDVFNGKDLSGWHVDGKKNQWVVKDGILTSPESGSNLITDEKFQDFKLHVEFRYPEGSNSGIYLRGRYEVQIVDSEGYEPSDIYLGGVYGFLEPNENASKPAGEWQTYDITLIGRRVTITLNGKTVISDVTIPGITGGALDSKEGEPGPFMIQGDHGPIEYRSFEVTPLKN, via the coding sequence ATGATAACCCAAAGAAAAACGATTTACACTTTTATTTGCACCTTACTTTTTGGTTTTACAAGCAGTATTTACGCCCAGCACATCAGTCCATTAGAGGGTAGATGGGACTTGGAAATGGATTTTATGGGCAAGACCTCCCCTTCTTGGCTGGAAATTAAACATTCGGGAACTGCGACACTTTTGGGCCGTTTTGTCTTCGCTTTTGGTAGCGCAAGACCCATTGCAGAAATAGAAACTTATGGAGACAACAAATTTACCTTTAGTATTCCCAACCAATGGGAGCCCAAGGGAAGCGACATGATCTTTCATGGTGAATTGGACGGAGAAGAATTAAAAGGTACTCTGATTTATACAGATGGTTCCATAATTGATTGGACTGGCGTAAAAGCACCAGAATTGGAATACACCGAGAATCCAAAATGGGGAAAAACCATTGATGTGTTCAACGGAAAAGACCTTTCGGGTTGGCATGTAGATGGAAAAAAGAACCAATGGGTGGTAAAAGATGGTATTTTAACCAGTCCTGAGTCGGGCTCCAACCTGATTACGGATGAAAAATTCCAAGATTTTAAACTGCACGTGGAATTCCGTTACCCGGAAGGAAGTAATAGCGGTATCTATCTGCGCGGACGTTACGAAGTTCAAATTGTGGACAGTGAAGGTTACGAGCCTTCCGATATCTATTTAGGCGGTGTTTACGGCTTTTTGGAACCTAATGAGAACGCCTCAAAACCTGCGGGTGAATGGCAAACGTATGATATTACGCTGATTGGACGAAGGGTTACCATAACGCTAAACGGAAAAACGGTAATTTCAGATGTCACGATTCCCGGAATTACCGGAGGCGCATTGGATAGCAAAGAAGGAGAACCTGGACCATTTATGATTCAGGGCGATCACGGCCCTATTGAATATAGAAGTTTTGAAGTAACTCCGTTGAAGAATTAG
- a CDS encoding 3-keto-disaccharide hydrolase: MKKQILVGLCLLAAQLTFAQESINLFNGENLDGWINHGEEKWFVEDGELICESGPKGEYGYLSTEKFYKDFELTLEFKQEADGNSGVFIRSTFEGTKVTGWQVEVAPPGKDTGGIYESYGRGWLIKPDPEKDKALKMGEWNTMKIRVDGPEVTSWLNGVQMVHLEDEKIGEGEGAIALQIHDGGGIRVKWRNIELVPLD; the protein is encoded by the coding sequence ATGAAGAAACAAATTTTAGTAGGATTATGCCTTTTGGCAGCACAGTTGACATTTGCACAAGAATCCATCAATCTATTTAATGGAGAAAATCTGGATGGTTGGATTAATCACGGAGAAGAAAAATGGTTTGTAGAAGATGGAGAATTGATTTGCGAAAGCGGACCGAAAGGTGAATATGGATATTTATCCACCGAAAAATTCTACAAGGACTTTGAGTTGACTTTGGAATTTAAACAAGAAGCAGATGGCAACAGTGGCGTTTTTATTCGCTCCACGTTTGAAGGCACCAAAGTAACAGGCTGGCAAGTGGAAGTTGCCCCTCCAGGAAAAGATACGGGCGGCATTTATGAATCCTACGGTCGCGGTTGGTTGATCAAACCCGACCCAGAAAAGGACAAAGCCCTAAAAATGGGGGAGTGGAACACCATGAAAATCCGGGTGGACGGACCAGAAGTAACTTCGTGGCTCAACGGAGTGCAAATGGTACATCTGGAAGATGAAAAAATAGGCGAGGGTGAAGGTGCCATTGCACTACAGATCCATGATGGTGGGGGTATTCGTGTAAAATGGAGAAACATTGAGCTTGTTCCTTTGGATTAA
- a CDS encoding M14 family zinc carboxypeptidase has protein sequence MIKRLFPSLVIILLAFTVQAQDELTSQLYETYEDYKESSIGKRRIKHADIQPLIQKFKANPKFEIQKVGESIQGRDLHLISIGSGDSNIFLWSQMHGDEPTATQAIFDILNFLDAPEFKEEKEAILSKLKLHFLPMLNPDGAEVFTRRNALGVDINRDALRLQSPESQTLKRLRDSLDADFGFNLHDQSKYYNAERTEKPATISYLATAFNYEKDINEVRSNAMKVIVFMNNIIQNYAPGQVGRYSDDFEPRAFGDNIAKWGTSLILIESGGYPGDPEKQEIRKLNYVSILSALYTIANESFKSIPTEDYEKIPRNDRMLFDLKIDNVTYELLGDAYIIDLGIYNQEIDLKDHNQFYYKSSVGDQGDLSTYYAYKTFDAKGYTVVPPKVAKVDRVENPMSFLKDGVAYVKTEKPDKSAFVHFPLILVDDAFKLKSFSLQPGINPNFFLKKDGKLTHAVINGFLIDLSKPLEQQNTGNGLINGK, from the coding sequence ATGATAAAAAGACTATTCCCTTCTTTGGTAATCATCTTACTGGCATTTACCGTGCAGGCACAAGATGAATTGACTTCCCAATTATACGAGACCTATGAGGATTATAAAGAATCGAGCATAGGGAAACGAAGAATAAAACATGCAGATATTCAGCCGTTGATTCAAAAATTTAAGGCCAACCCAAAATTTGAAATACAAAAAGTAGGGGAGTCCATTCAAGGTCGGGATTTACACCTTATCAGTATTGGTTCAGGGGACAGTAATATATTTTTATGGTCGCAAATGCACGGGGATGAACCAACGGCCACACAAGCCATTTTTGATATCTTGAATTTTTTGGATGCCCCGGAGTTCAAAGAGGAGAAAGAAGCGATTCTTTCCAAATTGAAGCTTCATTTTTTGCCCATGCTCAATCCAGATGGGGCAGAAGTGTTCACAAGACGTAATGCCTTGGGTGTGGATATTAATAGAGATGCTTTACGATTGCAATCCCCAGAAAGTCAAACATTAAAAAGGCTTAGAGATAGTTTAGATGCCGATTTTGGCTTTAACCTTCACGATCAGAGCAAGTACTATAATGCAGAACGTACCGAAAAGCCTGCGACCATTTCCTATCTGGCTACAGCTTTTAATTACGAAAAGGACATCAACGAAGTACGTTCCAATGCCATGAAGGTGATTGTGTTTATGAACAACATCATACAAAATTACGCGCCTGGACAAGTAGGGCGTTATAGCGATGATTTTGAACCCCGTGCTTTTGGGGACAATATCGCCAAATGGGGTACCAGCTTAATTTTGATCGAATCTGGAGGATATCCGGGCGACCCTGAGAAGCAAGAAATACGCAAGTTGAATTATGTATCCATTCTTTCGGCATTATACACCATTGCGAACGAATCTTTTAAAAGCATTCCCACCGAAGATTACGAGAAAATACCGCGCAACGATCGAATGCTGTTCGATTTAAAGATAGACAACGTGACCTACGAACTTTTGGGCGATGCGTACATTATTGACCTTGGCATTTATAACCAAGAAATAGATTTAAAGGACCACAATCAATTTTATTATAAAAGTTCTGTTGGGGATCAAGGTGATTTATCCACTTATTATGCCTACAAAACCTTTGATGCCAAAGGGTATACCGTAGTGCCACCAAAGGTGGCGAAAGTGGACCGTGTTGAAAACCCCATGAGTTTTTTGAAGGACGGAGTAGCCTATGTTAAAACAGAAAAGCCAGATAAAAGCGCATTCGTACACTTTCCCTTAATATTGGTGGACGATGCATTTAAGCTAAAAAGCTTTAGCTTGCAACCTGGTATTAATCCAAACTTCTTTTTAAAGAAAGATGGCAAGTTGACGCACGCCGTAATCAATGGTTTTTTGATTGATCTTTCCAAACCTTTGGAGCAGCAGAATACAGGGAACGGATTGATCAACGGCAAATAA
- a CDS encoding peptidoglycan recognition family protein, with the protein MKKISLIVFALALGACSIQKEIVDIPIIFDEQRIELTKEYLLNRYELDQDTPEITPKMVVLHWTAIPSLKKSFEAFNRSTLPNWRPDIENVSGLNVSAHFLVDQDGTIYRLMPETTMARHTIGLNHCAIGIENVGGTDGKPLTKQQLKSNIFLVNYLASKYDIDYVIGHQEYTLFEDHSLWLEVDDGYRTEKTDPGMDFVQKVRKATKKFNFKPVPTK; encoded by the coding sequence ATGAAGAAGATTAGCTTAATTGTATTTGCATTAGCTCTAGGAGCGTGTTCAATTCAAAAAGAAATTGTGGACATCCCCATTATTTTTGATGAACAACGTATTGAATTGACCAAGGAATATCTGCTGAACAGGTACGAACTGGATCAAGACACCCCCGAAATAACCCCAAAAATGGTGGTGCTGCATTGGACCGCCATTCCATCTCTTAAAAAATCTTTTGAAGCCTTTAACCGGTCTACCTTGCCCAACTGGCGTCCGGACATAGAAAACGTAAGTGGTCTTAATGTTTCTGCACACTTTTTGGTAGACCAAGACGGAACTATTTACCGCTTGATGCCCGAAACCACCATGGCACGCCACACCATTGGGTTGAACCATTGTGCCATTGGCATTGAAAATGTTGGAGGCACCGATGGAAAGCCCTTGACCAAGCAACAATTAAAATCCAATATTTTTTTAGTGAACTACTTAGCATCAAAATATGATATTGACTATGTCATAGGCCATCAAGAATACACCTTGTTCGAAGACCATTCGCTTTGGCTGGAAGTGGACGATGGTTATCGTACCGAAAAAACAGACCCGGGAATGGATTTTGTGCAAAAGGTGCGAAAAGCCACTAAAAAATTTAACTTTAAGCCCGTTCCAACAAAATAA
- a CDS encoding IS110 family transposase: METELNFIGIDVSKDTLDICLLSERSRSFIVKNREKDIARFFNALLEENISYHICAENTGKYTWSLMSVLADMDCDFYVVNPLHLKRSLGLVRGKNDKVDAVRIAHFIKKNYTETKTYVQKRNVIEDLQILLSERGFRINQRKQLKTKNKELMVLGNQKLAKHIIEQNNRLIKELTVQVKAIEQQVRALLKSDTKLNTLSRQLKSIPGVGDVLCWNILVKTNEFKSITQPRKLACYCGVAPFQNTSGTSIFGRNRVSNLADKSLKKLLHLGAMSAIRLENDLALYYKRKVNEGKNKMSVLNAVRNKIIHLIFALIKNQAFYQNRLVAS; the protein is encoded by the coding sequence ATGGAAACAGAACTGAATTTTATAGGTATCGATGTGAGTAAAGATACTTTGGACATTTGCCTGCTCAGTGAGCGGTCAAGATCTTTTATTGTCAAAAACAGGGAAAAGGATATAGCCCGGTTCTTTAATGCCCTGTTGGAAGAGAACATAAGCTATCATATCTGTGCTGAGAACACAGGGAAATATACTTGGTCGTTAATGAGTGTCCTTGCTGATATGGATTGTGATTTTTATGTGGTAAATCCGTTGCACTTAAAGCGGAGCCTTGGACTTGTCAGGGGCAAAAACGATAAAGTAGATGCTGTTAGAATTGCACATTTTATAAAGAAGAACTACACTGAGACCAAAACCTATGTCCAAAAGAGAAACGTTATCGAAGACCTTCAGATCCTTTTGTCCGAGAGAGGTTTTAGAATCAACCAAAGAAAACAACTAAAGACCAAGAACAAAGAATTAATGGTTCTTGGGAATCAAAAATTGGCCAAGCACATAATTGAACAGAACAACAGATTGATCAAAGAATTGACTGTTCAAGTAAAGGCCATTGAACAGCAGGTCAGGGCCCTTCTGAAATCGGACACCAAGCTAAATACATTGAGCAGGCAATTAAAATCCATTCCCGGTGTTGGCGATGTCCTGTGCTGGAACATTCTTGTGAAGACAAATGAATTTAAGAGCATAACCCAACCAAGGAAATTAGCTTGTTACTGTGGTGTGGCACCTTTTCAAAACACCTCCGGAACATCTATATTTGGGCGGAACAGGGTGTCGAACTTAGCTGATAAATCGTTGAAAAAATTATTGCACCTTGGTGCAATGAGCGCTATCAGGTTAGAAAATGACCTGGCCCTTTATTACAAGAGAAAGGTAAATGAGGGCAAAAACAAAATGAGTGTCTTAAACGCCGTAAGGAACAAAATCATCCACCTTATTTTTGCACTAATAAAAAACCAAGCTTTTTATCAAAATCGTTTGGTTGCGTCATAG
- a CDS encoding 3D domain-containing protein, with protein sequence MGCSQRKAPVEPPAKYKWYGHEVTASAYNSVFWQTDSIDPSVAAWGDTLKPGMKSIAVSRDLIKMGLTHNTMVKIDTFPDTFYVKDKMHYRWRNRIDIYMGKDVKKAREWGRKKMIICYAVPIDSIKQ encoded by the coding sequence ATGGGGTGTTCCCAAAGGAAAGCACCTGTGGAACCACCTGCAAAATATAAATGGTACGGCCATGAAGTCACCGCATCGGCCTACAATTCTGTGTTTTGGCAAACGGATAGCATTGATCCATCCGTAGCGGCATGGGGAGACACCTTAAAACCAGGGATGAAAAGCATAGCGGTTTCGCGAGACCTTATTAAGATGGGGCTCACTCATAACACCATGGTAAAAATAGATACCTTTCCAGACACCTTTTATGTAAAGGACAAAATGCATTATCGCTGGCGCAACCGAATAGACATTTACATGGGGAAAGATGTGAAAAAAGCACGGGAATGGGGCAGAAAAAAAATGATTATCTGTTATGCCGTTCCTATTGACTCAATAAAACAGTAG